In the genome of Crassostrea angulata isolate pt1a10 chromosome 6, ASM2561291v2, whole genome shotgun sequence, the window ATTCAAATGTCGTTTTTACATACCAGAGTTATATTCAAATGGAGTCAAAGTTAATGCTAAAGTCCTTTTTAGTGTCATTCTTTTTTGCAATTTGTACTAGCTGTTATATACCGGAGTTTGTAAGTACGTTCTTAATGTCAATTTGATTACAACAGATATCGATTacaaattcatgcaaaatcatTTGTAAAGTATTCTATTTCTTGTGTTCAATTCTAAATTCGAAGTTTTGGGATTGGTAATGTTTATATGGTTTTAAAATcaagcatttattttttttttaatacgtaTACATTCTTCTAAGACTGTTGTAACATAACAATAAAGAATTGATTGTGAAAAATATCCAGATGGGATGACGCATGCAATCGATCGTGGATCTAAGGGATGGGGAATTCAAACTTATTTAAAAGGTCACTTATTAAATTTACCTATGATAGGCTTCGACCCCCCTTCCcataaatccccccccccccctccaccatTACCACCATCCCTGTATCCATCCTAAGGAAAAAGAATGGACCTAAAACAAGTGAACAtagaatatgtaataaaatttagtCAATATTCTACGGGGCCATTTTTCTACAACCCACACGGAGAAATATGACCTTAAGACCATAATTTCTACGATGTAATCTAAGTATTCTACAACTGtgtgggtcatttttctacgtagaaaaatgaacCTCAGTCAATATTCTACGGGGTCACTTTTCGTCGTTACACCgaacgccgacgccgggggtatagcataagttccccttgacttcgtctcggtgagctaaaaagggggcgaattctcaaaatcatgaagGAAAATCCTAATTGTAGCTTCAATTTAATTCCATTAAATATAATTCCACATTTAtcagttttatttattacatgttcCGACAAAAGTATAGGGAGGGGGACAGTCCATGATATctccatttttttcattataaagaaAAGTTGCCTTCTGCTAAAAAAGTGGGggaggacccccccccccccccccccccccccccgattctATGTGCATACGGAGTATTCTCGCGATCCCAATTTAGACTCGTCCACCAATCAACGTGCAAACAACTATGTATGAGACATATTATGACGCGAAATCCTGCTTTACCATTTACGCATCGGTGAGGTTTGAATGGCATAGAATCAAATATGGCtaatatatctttaaatcaGAATTCCACACGTGCACGTTGAACAGCCCTTTAACTTGAAAAGTGTTGCTCATTGTTGCCTACAGCCCAcgtaacattttcatcaattgtgaatgtaaatgctgacacATAAAACTTGCAAcaattaatcttttttaataaaaaaacaatcttGATATTGCTTgctcccattgtctgcactgtttcggagaaggCAACTTTCAAACCTTaaatatgcctgacgtcatgactcCCACAAAGTCAAAAGACCTTGTAAAttcattcttaattttttaaataaatattatgaatggtgttaaaaaataatgcaaCACTTTAATGATGTtccaaattataaattaatttttaagtgtCCTAGTTCCTTATCGAAAGTTCTGTTGATCAAATGTTGAACTGTtgttaaaacaataacaatgaAATTCAACATAAAAACGAGAAACAGGGGACCACCGCAAGATCGATATCAGTTTTTGAAAAGGCAGTGTCATTGTCTTTTGTAATATTAATTCTCTACACGCTAAAATTACGTTAAAATATATCGCACAGTCATTTtacatttcattaaaacaataaaatgctttctttggtgattcatgcggaatATGACtatggcgacattgcagaaaaaatacatgacccgcgttagcgggttttataatttttttctgtaatgatCGATACATTCATTGTTATCTATCGTTAGTTTACAAAATTTGCAGCATGCAAAAACAACTGTAGGTGTACGATTTTTTATCCAAAGAGTGGAATGTGTTGTCCGAGAGCCCATTTGAAAGGATAGAAACAGTAATTAACGTACATATAGGCCTATTACAACAGCCCTGTCAGGTGAAATATATGAGGTTTGAACAATCACACAAGTCGACATTCACAGTTGTGTATAAAGCACttcaatttacaatattttcatCAACGAGCCATTAGCGTGTATATGTTACCACACAGGTTTATAAATGAGCTCCATTAGATATGTTTGCTTTGCCTAAATATTCTATCTTGTTTAAAATGGATTTTCAGAGAAAAATTTTTAAGTGGTATTGTTACTTAGAATGTAGCCTATAAAAATACTCATTTGGTGGTTATTTGTAGCTGTTGAAGTTATGACATTGATGGCTGTATAAGTCTGAAATCCTGTTTCCGATTGTTTACCGGCATGCTGGATTCGATATTTTACATTGTCCATTAacctaaattttgtcagcatgactagatagaaccattttaacaagtccttggactttcggttgaaCGTAGCTAtctttttcttgcgtcaaaacaagttaaaaatgacgcgttttcaagcgaaatatgcaccgattgcgaagtcttagctcaaaagcctgacaaatcttgttgatttcaaagagccatggctgagtggccagcaatagAATAGACAGGCCTaggtcacattgctgtttgacacaactaaccaaagtccaagctcttgttaaaatagttctataTGAAAAAGAGGTTTATcgaaaagtttgcaattttttgataaatattgacAAGGTACTAGccataatttgaaaaagaataaCGGCGATTTTCCTATGCATATTCATAAACGATTAACTTTTGATGTGGATTTGCGCAAGTGCGCGGGAATAGTAATTCAGAAAAGCAGCTTGTAGAACGAGGTAATACCTATCGTCTGTTTATAGTGGTTTGGATTCATATTATCAGGTTTGTGtgctgtttaaagaaaaaatatcagatattgTCATCTTTATTTTATGAGGATGGCGATGACAATCGGCGAGAGCTCTATTGCAATTGActattattttcatacatttgacaacatataattataaaattgaacGTCAAAATTATCCCTTCTGGGACCTCTCAActcaaaacaaatacaaaaaattattaatagatTTTAAGTATTCGAGTGATAGCTTACACGTTTTATCATATTCAGACAATGAATATCGTACCATACACATaggctttttttcttttatgagtaaaatgttattaaacaaagaaaacacacCATTGTGTGACCTCTATATAGCAAGAACCCGGCAAGCTCATAGTTAAACTTGAAGTTTATAACATGTGTCCACCGCTCAAAGTGGTTTTCAATATAGATTTTCATGTTACAACTATCTCTGTCAAACTGTTTCTTTCTTTCCTTTCTCTCTATTACTTTACTGCTAACGGACTGACCACGTTTTAGCGTCGACATCTTGTGTACGTTCTTAAATTAGCTTGTCACATCACATGcttatgaatatttcaaagttgGTCGTTTACTGACCGACTCAGTCagtatataaattaattagaaCTTACATTTAATACTTTTAGATGCGTTTGATTTAAACTGTATGATTTGCAGaaggtttttaatttttgtagctAAAGGAAAAACgtaaacatttctttcttttaaaattttcatttcaaacgacatatttacctatatatatataaatgatattgcttatataacactatataaatagtgcctgtttgggagggtaacagttgaaattgacaccccgagaaaaccattgtcaaccgacgcgaagccgaggttgacaatggttttcgaggggtgtcaatttcaactgttatcctcccaaacaggcactatttattttgttatactgaatgtcttaatttttaagaaaattttactgcttttatataggctacagcgaaccgtacacgcataattttcgcgcatgtaacaatttgtaatgttacccgttgctaagtgcgttgctaacgctgagtgtaataaaacggattatgaactgcgtcttaaccaatcagattttagtattttacttgaaagtataacaataaattttgtttacatgtaaaaatctaTGCTGTGCTGTCTCTGTACTcaatgaaataaagtttaatgTGCGTAAATACCTAAGAATAGTCTGGAAACAGAtaagttttcaattattttttaaacgagTAAAATTTCCCTCTAATCTAAGATTTTGGGGAAGGTTGTTCCACAATGTAGAACTGGCCACGTCGAACCGCCTGTCACCATACGACCTAGTCCGCGCACGCGACTGAACAAGGAGCATAGAGCTCTCTGAGCGCAGAGACCTATTTGGCTTGAAGACCTGGaccagttcttgtatataaaatgGCGATGTTCTGTGTAAGGCTTTGAAAGCCTGTGGGATCAGCTTGTATTAAATTCGCTGCTCGATTGGAAGCCAGTGTAACTTGACCAGCACTGGTGTTATGTGGTCATATTTCCTAGTACGCGTTATAATCCTAGCGGCTGTGTTTTGAATCCTTTGAAGTCTTGACAAGGAACTGGTACATACACCGTGTAGTAAGGCATTgctgaagttttccggtcaattttttctttgatacgtcgatcaatagaaaaattattatcttcatttcttcaTTTGACCTTGCactggataaaaaaaaagtcccttaaataaaataaataaatactatatgattataaaatcaaatatgaaaatatgacaaaatactctctctttctctcaatTCTCTAAAAGAAAATTAGAACTTCTGTGACTTCCAATATACCTCTGAACTATTAAATGTGAAACAACATTGTGTTGTACGTCTGTAGattgtatgaaataaaaaaatatatgccacaatcaaagaaaaaaggtttcaacaaaaaattaacaagtggaaacaattttacatacATACATTTAAAGATTGAAACAAAAACCGCTGTTCGTAATTCTGCTAGTCTTGCCTAGATGGaccagtggttagcgcggtggccgctcactgctaggagaatgggttccagaggtcgtgagttcaagccccggccggggcggaggtggagctccaaaaaggtgaatttctctgtgctttatatatatatacatgtataaggctTCGTTGGGTCACTTGTACATTTTCCTTAGCATATTTACGAACAGcggtttttgtttcaatttttaaatgtatttgatatcatatatcatatatgatatcatatatcatatatcatatattcCGATACCAAAACGAACACATTGCGTAAATATATTTCAGTAAAACATAGAACATTGACAGTTATCTCAAAGTTTCTTTTAATTTATGAAACCAATTGAATTTGAGATATTCAAAACTTAATTCAAATGTGTGTAAgccattttaaatattaataattgtcAAAATGATGTAAATCAGCCATTCTGAAATGaacaacaaagaaaacaatCGAATGTAAAGTTTGTCAGAAACTTGTAGGATAATTTCCCATGTGATTGTTTCAGACAGCGAAGATTTTTCTTCAAAAGCAGTATCTTCGTCTATTTTTACCTGCGTTCTTTCTTTGGCCTCCTTCGTCATTTTAACACTATCAATTTTATTGGTAGTTTTTGTTAATGCCAACAACAAAGCAGTCCATTTGCGAAGTTTCTCTGGAACCTCGGAATTCTGGTTGATCTTTTCGTACGTCATCGATGACAAAATGACACAAATTCCAATAAAGACACTATTTTGCAGAACCAGCATCACCATGATGTTATACAGACTAATTGGTTCAGCCACTGGTGGCAATGTATCAGCAATCATGTTTAAGAAAAACACCAATGTCAGTAAAATTGTTAAGGAAAACGACACGCGCTCCCCCGAGGAAACTGGTAACTTGAAGACAAAGATATTCAGAAAACCTAGACAAGGTATAGGTGATAAGATATTCAGAATATAAAACGCTGGTCTCCTTTGAAACTCTACTGTAAATGTTATCAAACTATGATTGTCGGATATAGCTAACATCGAGTGCCTTTTTCTCACATTCAGTACCCTCcattctttgttttcaaattcataTGCCGCGTATGGAAAATCCGTGGAAACCATTACTAGCTTGTCATCGGGCAACCAGCTAATAACTTGCAAATCACAGCTGTGTTTGTCAAAAGGATAGTACAAAAGATTTGCGTCGCATCGAGTCGTCGAGAATCCTCCAAACACATTAAGAGCAGTTCCATTAGAAAAATATAGAAGACTTCCACTTTTGCTATCGATATTCATTTGCTCAGTTgctgaattttgaaaaaagatttgggGTACCCATACAGAAGTTAATGGTaatctaatattttttatgcttgTATTGGACGAATTCCATCTTATTTTTTCGTCAATCCAACTAAACGCCATAAAGCAACGTGTCTTTAAAATACCAGCCCTTTCATCAAATGATAGAATTGAAATTAGTCCAAAATCTGCATACACTGTAATAGCTTCGCTTTGGTTGATCAACGGTCGAATGTTTGGTGTGTAATTTGCAAGGAGCTCTCGTTGCAGATTCTGCACGTCATTATACCCCGAACAAGAGACACCTGTTACACAAATACTAAAAAACAAACACCATGAAATGGAAAGATGTATTGACTTCATCTTGACACAACCAATCCTGTAATGATTCTAATGGGGAAAAGTTTGTACATTTATAATACTTGGTCTGAATGCAATATTCTGGCACTGTCTTTGGGATAGCATCGATCGAAACGTCAGTGTATTTCATCAGAATAATCAAACTACTGGTGTATAGATCTAACAAATCTCTCCAAATGCAAAAATGTACAGATGCACAATGCGTTTATAAACAGATCTTATTTGGTGAGAAttaagaagatgggtgaataaggcgtgtaaactgccCATATGAGGATTAGAAtagatactataaaattaaaatatctacaaATGCCATAATTTCcttctaaattattgaaaacaatgtatatatacCATAACATCGATATATAACccttaaacatgttaaataattagaataggttgatttaaactggcgtatgcgtgtcaaaacctccaaatagtgtcattttttagaacttcagtgctttttagacggtggctataaatagccacggtctattgctacggtcctgaccggaagagtatttctcacggggaccctagcggataacgaacgataactctgttaggtacatgtatgcagtgttatatacagaaaatgttttatctacgtatcgatttcagtatgagaactaattttaatcttatcagatattttaagcattaaagctgctaattattttgtacatacatttaaataatgtatgaaattgtgttttccGTTACCCTGTCTGTTAACGCGGTATTAATAATTTAAGCACCAACTGCCATTTTTGACGTTTAACTCTGTATCAGGATtgcataaactatatcactACGATAATTGGTCACAATTGGTCACAATAattgcttcttgttttttttatgatatagaTAATTGTCAGAAATACACTATTTAAACTGGTTTGCCATTTCGtatttcagcaattatgcttcatcgataaattcagccattttcaacgcattagttttagttgagcagtatatttttttgttgtagcttattccaaagaattcacaacagatactgacaatgaatattacataaattacattttattgaacttcaaccgatcaatggcacagtttcttctacaagtgtgcacgtgttttcaaacacacaaaaaactttaaatttacgatacataaatgtgtttaattttcgACTGACCTGtcatttacaatgtaccttattttgtacctcactcagtctgtagaaacattaattttatacagGCACCTcgatattcatcagacaatatttactgcagatgttgacgctttacttgctactgactttctctcaaacacgctaatcgacgtcggattgtaaaattcacgtgcaaatcgattcgccattttaaatgtatataaactacattttacgatgtttcaaagattttaagttcagattatttttttttacatatacgtcttatggatttcacggcgtgtcgGCCCGTGTATCTgtaatttgcagcaaacgctagcttttttgtgagaaaaaaacatgcgatattccatatacatttatggtacattgtgaacggtaatgtaagataaaataattttgttaacgAAACAGTTTCTGTCGAATATGTTCACAATGAACTGAATAACGCAATTCGATGAGCAAAGTACAAATAGTTACTTCAATTCATATGCGCACGTCCCTACGGAAGCCCGTTGGTGCCACGtacgaaaaatattttatatggcggccgccacttattacctggcggccgccacataattttctggcggccgccatataattttctggcggccgccatataattttctggcggccgccacataattatctggcggccgccacataattatttggcggccgccagataaaacctGCCTTCCTGATGCGCGCGCATGTTTTAATGGGAACTTTTTAGGGAGTTGTGGATACACtctaatttattagtttttttaattatttctgaaacttgacattaaatatcaattgcagagCTTAGGGTTTTGAAAAACTGGTTGAGTTGAATGTATAGAAAACTTTGTTGTTAGAATCtagaatgaattttatattactttgtgctatgtattatacatgtatgttgtaaaacatggtattttagagttgattctgaacttttaaaactgaactaAACACCCGTTCAGGAAAtctcataggcgtcggaaccgggggggggggggggggggggctaggagagggggggggggggcttagcccccacttttttttgcaaagataGACCTAACCATTGGGTAAATAGCATcttagagggttcagccccccccccccccccccccccactttttctcgcagcaaagagaATTGtccctaaatttaccttgaaagagtaagaagttggagtcatatgCATGCAagccccgcccccccccccgccctcgccccccccccccctcacggattaggattttttatgattttgggaattagtttttttcctcaatatttctgaggattaaacaacccccccccccccaactttcaatttgcttccgacgccagtgaatcttaacattaaaaaaccttaacttgagaggaattttatgtaaacatgtataagtaaaggaacgcactgccttctatatgttttaattttggtgtAAGAATTTACCAACGCAGATTAAAGTCAGCTTTATTGACCACGACAGCTAGTACAGGCAATATTATCATGAGAGCAGATCCATCTATGACTTTATAAGGATAAACTAGGATAAGTGTGTACTAGCATTCGTGgccataaaaatgaaactatttaacTGACTGTGTTGTTAAACTCTTATTCCAAATCACATGAAAGGCAGTACAATAAAAAGACCGGTCTCTCtgggtaaatcaaagtactgagagtcaTGAAaggcggggtcttgaaagtttgaatttataATTGTTCACGTTTTCCTCCATTATGTTCCAAtaattatgagtttgaattagttgtttcaatctacatgtagtatgctaaAGTTCAGCTTTTTGCATTTGCCTGATACTTTGTCATAAGTTTGCTAAATCCCGACCGGGActgttcttcataattgtgtCTTTTacttattaacaatttttaattgtcaatgagtcaATGACTTAGTCATAGACTCATTGACAATGAAAAATTGTTAATCAGTAGAAGacaattgtagaaaattgacacaacggtatattatgtaaaataagaccccaagaaatttttttaaaaaatacaactaaCCGGGGTCAAAAAACAACTATATTTAGGTATATTAGGGGGGCGGGGCTAGCATGCATATGACTCCAACGTCTTactctttcaaggtaaatttagggaCAATTCTCTTTGCTGCGAGataaagtggaggggggggggggcctgaaccctctatg includes:
- the LOC128189608 gene encoding neuronal acetylcholine receptor subunit alpha-7-like, whose product is MKSIHLSISWCLFFSICVTGVSCSGYNDVQNLQRELLANYTPNIRPLINQSEAITVYADFGLISILSFDERAGILKTRCFMAFSWIDEKIRWNSSNTSIKNIRLPLTSVWVPQIFFQNSATEQMNIDSKSGSLLYFSNGTALNVFGGFSTTRCDANLLYYPFDKHSCDLQVISWLPDDKLVMVSTDFPYAAYEFENKEWRVLNVRKRHSMLAISDNHSLITFTVEFQRRPAFYILNILSPIPCLGFLNIFVFKLPVSSGERVSFSLTILLTLVFFLNMIADTLPPVAEPISLYNIMVMLVLQNSVFIGICVILSSMTYEKINQNSEVPEKLRKWTALLLALTKTTNKIDSVKMTKEAKERTQCKVK